The Uruburuella testudinis genome window below encodes:
- a CDS encoding NUDIX hydrolase, whose protein sequence is MDLTETQLNSEPLIEGSFLNIYRDTIRLPNGHESGRIVVRHPGAACVLAVTGEDEVVLVRQWRYAVGKPLLELPAGKLDAGEDPAQCALRELAEETPYTAERVVLLHTFYTAPGFCDENMYLYRAEGVRADSMLSTDEDEFTETVLLSREAVKTALKNNEIADAKTLVGLQHWLLADT, encoded by the coding sequence ATGGATTTGACCGAAACCCAATTAAACTCCGAGCCGCTGATCGAAGGCTCGTTTCTCAACATTTACCGCGACACCATCCGCCTGCCCAACGGCCATGAAAGCGGCCGTATCGTGGTGCGCCACCCCGGTGCGGCCTGTGTGCTGGCCGTCACCGGCGAAGATGAAGTGGTCTTGGTGCGGCAATGGCGTTATGCCGTCGGCAAACCGCTGCTGGAGCTGCCGGCGGGCAAACTCGATGCCGGTGAAGACCCGGCACAATGCGCCTTGCGGGAATTGGCCGAAGAAACGCCATACACCGCCGAGCGCGTGGTGCTGCTGCACACGTTTTACACCGCCCCCGGCTTTTGCGATGAAAACATGTATCTTTACCGCGCCGAGGGCGTGCGCGCCGACAGTATGCTGAGCACCGATGAAGACGAATTTACCGAAACCGTGTTGCTCAGCCGCGAGGCCGTAAAAACCGCATTGAAAAACAACGAAATCGCCGATGCCAAAACATTGGTGGGTTTGCAGCATTGGCTGCTGGCAGATACTTGA